TGCGCGGACGCGGATATAGCGATGGTGGCAAACAAGGCCAGTGCTGCTAGTCGTTTCATACCCAAAAGTTTACTTACAACAATTTTTCTTTGTGAATAGCGATCCGATAAAACGGAAAATGCTGGTGACGATCTTCATATTGGCCAAATTTGAATGATGACACAAAGGTACCCCCCATCCCGGGGGCCTCCGTTACACAATTATGCGCTTCTGTTACATCATTTATATCCCTTTCATTTACAACATCCTTGCCGGGAAATTGATGAAAGTCAACGTTCCGCCTGAGGCGGCTCACCTCCGGGTATGATATCCCTTCGTAGCTTTCCTTAAACGATTCGACCTATGAATGCTTCACAATGGATAGAGCTCACGCACCCTGTAGCGTTGTTCCTGCTCTGTACGGCCACCGGCCTGCTTTTCATCATCATTCTTCTTGCCAATACCGTTATTTCCTCCATGGATGTTTACCGTGATAAACACCTGAAAAAAGACAACCTGACCCAATCCTTCTTCCCCCTGATCCTCGTTCCCGGTCTGGCCGATGATATGTTCTTCACCCTTACGGCGGTTGTGGTGCTGGAGGTTTTGGTCATCCTCGTCCTGCTGGCCCTCCTCCGTTTCATGACCGGCATCAGGATCAGCTATAAGGCCTGGGCCACCACGCTCATCCTCTTCGGGGTATTCGGCTTTGTGCTGGCCAACACGCTGGGTGAGCGACCGTTGCCGCCAACAACCATAGCGGAAGCCACCGCGCCCGCGCCCGAACGGAAGATCGACCCGGCCAACGTGCCGGAACTGACCGATGCGGCCGACCTCGAAGCCGGGAAACGCATTTTCGCCCGCCGCTGCGCGGTTTGCCACGGCGGCGCCGGCAAAGGGACCATCGGGCCCAACCTCACCGACGGCGAATGGCTCCACGGCGGCAGCGCCAACGAGATTTTCCACACCATTAAGAACGGTGTACCCTCAAAAGGGATGCAGGCCTGGGAGAAAGTCCTCAGCGACCTGGAGACCGCACAGGTGACCGGGTTCATTATTT
Above is a genomic segment from Chitinophaga pollutisoli containing:
- a CDS encoding c-type cytochrome, encoding MNASQWIELTHPVALFLLCTATGLLFIIILLANTVISSMDVYRDKHLKKDNLTQSFFPLILVPGLADDMFFTLTAVVVLEVLVILVLLALLRFMTGIRISYKAWATTLILFGVFGFVLANTLGERPLPPTTIAEATAPAPERKIDPANVPELTDAADLEAGKRIFARRCAVCHGGAGKGTIGPNLTDGEWLHGGSANEIFHTIKNGVPSKGMQAWEKVLSDLETAQVTGFIISLKGS